One window of Solea senegalensis isolate Sse05_10M unplaced genomic scaffold, IFAPA_SoseM_1 scf7180000015660, whole genome shotgun sequence genomic DNA carries:
- the LOC122762431 gene encoding ankyrin repeat and sterile alpha motif domain-containing protein 1B-like, giving the protein MGKEHELLEAARTGNVVLVDKLLSGKKGILGSGSGSIPLTNLLSMWKGLNVNCTDSSGYTPLHHASLNGHRDVVLKLLEFEASTNVADSKGCFPLHLAAWKGDVDIVRILVHHGPSHCRVNQQNHERETALHCAAQYGHSEVVSVLLQELTDPSMRNSQQETPLDLAALYGRLQVVRMLVSAHPNLMSSHTRRHTPVHLAARNGHHSTVQTLLEAGMDVNCVTEHGSALHEAALFGKMDVVRLLLDSGIDTNLTDSKGRTALEILREHPAPKSQQITALIQEYMMDEMERTNIVEEPVRRCPVPAPRTSVPSPSASPSLRHKNDAVTSELSKLLHEIKKCRDRDYSFEELCHTISSHSMDSCDDDRPDRPNGALTRGAKRVNLPVAAAAAAAAAAAAAAAALEEDEAEKSCGPSGFWEALTPCNGCRNLGFSSPSQVHTEEDVEQKIMWLNLHCALPCCRGRAQIGGSLIFS; this is encoded by the exons ATGGGGAAAGAGCACGAGCTGCTGGAAGCTGCCCGGACCGGGAATGTCGTCCTGGTGGACAAACTGCTGAGTGGGAAGAAGGGGATTCTCGGGTCCGGGTCCGGGTCCATCCCTCTGACCAACCTGCTGAG catgTGGAAAGGCCTGAACGTGAACTGCACGGACAGCTCAGGATACACGCCGCTGCATCACGCCTCACTCAACGGACACAG AGACGTGGTTCTGAAGCTGCTTGAGTTTGAAGCGTCCACAAACGTCGCAGACAGCAAAGGTTGCTTCCCGCTGCACTTGGCTGCATGGAAGGGAGACGTGGACATCGTCCGTATCCTCGTCCACCACGGACCGTCTCACTGCCGGGTCAACCAGCAG AACCACGAGAGGGAAACAGCGCTTCACTGCGCGGCCCAGTACGGACACTCAGAGGTGGTTTcagtgctgctgcaggagctgaCCGACCCCAGCATGAGGAACAGTCAGCAGGAGACGCCTCTGGACCTGGCAGCGCTGTACGGACGCCTGCAG gtggtgCGCATGCTGGTGAGCGCTCACCCTAACCTGATGAGCAGTCACACTCGCAGACACACTCCCGTTCACCTGGCTGCACGGAACGGACACCACAGCACCGTGCAGACTCTGCTGGAGGCCGGCATGGACGTCAACTGTGTG acaGAACATGGCAGTGCCCTCCATGAGGCCGCTCTCTTTGGGAAGATGGATGTAGTTCGCCTTCTGTTGGACTCAG ggatcGACACTAATCTGACAGATAGTAAAGGCAGAACAGCGCTGGAGATCCTGAGAGAAcatcctgcaccaaagtcccaACAGATCACTGCTCTTATTcaag AATATATGATGGATGAGATGGAGAGGACAAATATCGTGGAGGAGCCCGTTCGCAGGTGTCCTGTCCCAGCACCTCGAACCTCTGTCCCCTCGCCCTCTGCCTCTCCGTCCCTCAGACACAAGA ATGATGCCGTGACGAGCGAACTGTCCAAACTGCTCCACGAGATCAAAAAGTGCCGGGACAGAGATTACTCGTTCGAGGAGCTCTGTCACACCATCTCCTCTCACTCCATGGACAGCTGTGACGACGACCGGCCCGACAGACCCAACGGCGCGCTGACCCGAGGCGCCAAG CGGGTGAACCTgcctgtcgctgctgctgctgctgctgctgctgctgctgctgctgctgctgctgctctggaggAAGACGAGGCAGAGAAGAGTTGTGGCCCCTCTGGATTCTGGGAGGCCCTGACGCCCTGCAACGGCTGCCGTAACCTGGGTTTCTCCAGCCCctcacaggtacac ACTGAGGAGGATGTGGAGCAGAAGATCATGTGGCTGAACCTTCACTGTGCTCTACcctgctgcagaggaagagcTCAGATTGGCGGCTCATTGATCTTCTCCTGA